cgcaggctggttagcagccagctgtaacaaatcactctgaccaagaggtcatgagtttgaggcccacccgtgcctgcgtctgtctctgttctatgttaaaaggcattgaatgtttgccttatatgtgcaatgtgatccgccctgagtccccttcagggtgagaagggcggaatataaatactgtaaataaataaatagttcttaacctCTTTTGAGCCTGGGGCCTCTTTGATAAActacaggcatggtcaaacttcaactggtaagctgttaggaattgggggagttgaagcacaaaacacctgaagagagggccgaagtttgcccatgcctgacacaGTATACAGTAAGTCATGCCACCTTATACATTTGAGGAGTgaaaacaatactttaaaaatgcaatttgatACAATAATGTAGTTTGACCATTTTCAAACTGTCAGGAAAGAAATTAAAGGGGGTGGGGAACTGTTTTCCCCATTTAATTCCCAGGTGCTCTGAGGCTCATCCCTAGGGATGTATGGACcacaggttaagaatcactgcAACATGGCAATGGGGAGGGGAGACTGGCATCGCCAGCTGAGGGAAAGGGCTGCTTTGGGCAGCACAAATTTCAGCAAAGACACTGAGAAATGTGAGCAGCACACAAACTTCAGCAAAGGCACCAGAAAGCAGTAAAACAGTAAAGGTgttacccaataaaaaataattctgCCCACTGCAAAATTTCCCTGCAGCTTCCAAACTTCTAGCAATGCAAAGAGCGAGAAACATTGTTCTGATAAAGAACTCTTTTACTGGCTGTGTTCATATTCACTTGGCCGGTCGATTCTCTTTGGATGCTGAAATTCTATTTTTAAACCCTCAAGGGAAGTCATCTGTGACTGCAATTCTAGACATTTGGGGACTGAAAGGACAGTTCATGGGGTCAACATTCTCATAGCTTCAACCTGGCAGCACCTGAAAGGATTTGCAAAAAGCTAAAGACCCacacacttcctcctcctcctcttctgcaactGATTAGAGAGAAGGCAAAGCAAGAAGCAGGCCACTCTGCTTTCCTCGCCTGGGTCCGGCCACTGGTTGTCCCACAAAGGCTGTCTTTTCCTCTCCTTGGCAGCTCTATTGGGAACCCAGCAAATGGGGGAAAGGGTCTCACCTGTCTGTAGTATCGCCTCTTTAAAATGCTCCTGTTGTTGTCCAGCTTGTCTGCCACGGCCGAGCCGTAGATTTCCATGCTGGCTGTGAAGACCACGAGTTCATACCACTGGCTCACCTGGGAAAGGCCAAAGGAAAAGGGGCAGTTAACTTCTCTGGGTGGTTTCTCTCCCGTTCTGTGACACCCCCCTCTGCTCACTTTCTTTATAAGCTCCTCAGAGCCCATGCCAAATTAAAGGCTTGCCTACAATCCTTATCTGAGTCCCGAAGAAAACCATCAAAGCCACAAACTCCTTTTTGAACCTTTGCCACTCCTTCTGTGGCGGGGATTTAGATTCCTTCCCCCCCTCCTTTCCAGCCTGAATGAACTGATTATGCTAAATCActaaaaaaaaggaggaaaacctTCTTAATCCTGCCAAACTCTTAGGAATGGGCAGTTGCACTGTACAGGTCCATGGCAAATCTGAGAGTCTGCCAGCATGGCTGAGCATTGTTATGGTTATCCGGAGAGGTCGGCTTGGAGTTGGAAATATTAAAAGGCTGCCAGCCTCTAAGAGTGGGGTTATTTCCCCATTCAGAGCTCTAGTTTAGAGCCTGCAGTTGTGGCCATTCCCTTCCCTATTGAAATTCTCCTGTCCCCAGCATAGTTGCCCTTAAGAAGAGACAGAGGCTTTCTTCCTACAGCCTTAATGCAGAGGAGAGAGCGCTGCCAAGGCCGAGTAGACAAGCTGGCCAATCCAGTTGGGCTGTGGTTCCAATGGGAAAAGGCAAGGGCAGGGCAGCAAGTGGATCAGATCCGCTCCCAGGAGGCCAGAAGAGCCACTTCCTGGAAGATGGAGCCCAAGTTTGCATCACCAGGAAAGAGGTCACAGAGGCACCAAACTCTGCTGTTGACTTAGGCACATTCCAGCTTCCCATCTATTCTAGTGACCAACTCCTCAGTCTTTCCTATCCTGACCATGCAACACATAGACCTTTCCTAATCCTCCTTTCTTAATCTTCTTGGAAACCCCTGagttaaggaaggaaggagggtgaTTTCTCAATAAGTGGAAGAACATcctttgtaaaccgctctgagtccccttcagggtgagaagggcggggtataaatgcagtaaataaataaacaaacatcctGTTATAGTAAGAGCTATTTTAACAGGAGGAAAGCCTGCCTTGGAAGATGGTGAACGCTtaatttttgtgatttttaaacagaggatggaggGCCATTTCTCTGCAGACTTAAGCTAGATTCCTGAATAGGcaaattgctgacctgaagcctgGGGGCTAATGGGCAGCATCACTCacctaaaagaaaataataataataataatagtaataataataataaattacctgcctctccttgtggctaaaAACAAACCTATCCAAAATCCCTTCTAGGGGGCTGCTTTAGGCTGAAGTGagcgttttttaaaaataataataataatcatcatcatcatcatcatatttatttataccttcctttttctctccacaaggagactcaaagcagttaggAAAGGCTCACTTcagcataaagcagccgcctagAAGGGATTTTGGAAGAGTTTGTTtttagccacaaggagaggcaagtaatacattattattattattattattattatcatcatcatcatcagaattaCATTActtttatcatcatcaccatcattatcatcataaaacagaaactgaaataaaGGTCCTACAATGATCTACCGGGTGTCATAAGCCAGTGTATTTGGAGGCAGAAAGTTCTTCTGAAAAAAACAATTCTAAAAGAAAATACACACTTAGGAAGCCATAGGTCCCAAAGGCCACACTTTTCCAAGCAATAAGCCTGCTGCAGCATGCACGTATCATACATAAAGCTTCTCTGTACAGCAGGGATGTTGATTTTGGTATCGGAATGGGAGCCAGCCCAATCCAGACCCTTGACTAAAAAGCCAAGTCACACTACAAATGGACAAACGGAGAAAATGCCTTACCACTTCTAGAAAAAAGTCCACATGCGGCCTCTTATGTACAAAAAAGCGGACTGGATGCTTGTCAATGACAACCTGGAAAACAGGGAGGAATagaaatattttaacttttgttataaaaacaaaaccaaaagaaTCCAAATCTTTTCAAACAAAGCCTGGATGAAAATTCCCGGACCTTCCTGAACATCCAATTatcttttataaatattttaattataacctttgttataaaaataaatccaaaagaaGCTGAATCTTTTAAAACAATGCATGGTTGAAAACACCAGGATTGCCCATATCACTAGCTGTTCACAACCAAGCTTTGCATCTGCCTCACAAACCAGAAACTCCTGGATAGTACGCCCATGTGCCGGATGTGGGATAGGACATGGGTCAGGAACGTATGCTCATTTTGGAGAAAGAGGGGCTTCTGTCTTCCACTGATCtattgaccttcaactcccatcatccttggtggctgctcctattGTCTGGGGAAGACAGGTGGTGCCCAATGGGGATCAAATTGGAAGAGATAATTTCATAAAGTAAAGAAGATGAGCTTGTTTACCTGGGAACTAACACACAAAGCCCTTCTCACTCTGATCTAGTCAGAGTTCAGAAGTATACACATATCTTACTAAAGAATGCTCATCTtcaaaaactattattttcagtTCTGTCCTCTACTACAGAGAAGACCTAAAAATGTTTGATCCTCCAGGCAAAATGCAACCACAATGCCAGATGTGGCCCACCAAAGCTGGAAAGGTGACAAATGTAtgaggggaaaggaagaaggaaggaaggagccacaaagagagcctgcCCACCGTTGCCAAGGTGTTGGTTATTGTGAGGTCCACCTTCTCTTAGTaggagaagggaagaaagtaGGCAGAAAGTGGTTCTAATGACATCtgggcagtgtgtgtgtgtgtgtttttaaaaaccaaatgagAAGGGGACATCTGCCTATTTCATTCTCCATTCCTCCCACTTATCTCTGCCCGTCCTTCACCCTGAAGCATCTCACCTTGAGGATGAAGTCGGGGGGAGTGCCGGGCCTCACTGTTGGCCGCAGGACCCCGTCGTGATGGGAGTGGATCAACGTCTCGTCCAGATCCAAGACAAGGATCTTTCTCTTCACTTGGTCTGTGACAGAAGGGAGGAGAGAATAGATGAGAAGCACCCCAGAGATTATGACTGGCGTTTCATCAACATCCCCTTCACCAAGCCTTTCTAGTCAGAGTTGTGGAAATTTACtttttcaaacttcaactcccagtatcctTCCTCTGGACCCCTTTCCCAAATGACACCACTTTCCCTCCCACTCTGTGACAACCCCATATGAAAGGTTGGGAAAGGGTgaacatttttggactacaactcccagaatcctcaaacCACAACAGTCAATGACTACAGTGGCAATGGAACTGGGAAGGGAGAAGTGTGGTTTAAAAACAACTTTTCTTAACTGAATGTTTGGGAGCAACCTTGGATACAGAGTTTAGAGAAATCTCTTTTTGGCCCTACAGTTCTCCTAATCTCCCAGTCAGTGTGGTGAAAAAAGTGTCTACACTCAGGAAACATCTAAACAAAGGGGATGTATACTCACTGAGCCGTTCCCGTGAAACTTTGGAAAGGGGAAGGATGTCGTAGCGCACCGTCTGATACTGGATTACCTGCCGCAGAGACAAGACAAAACACAATGTGATCATCTTTACCTGGGGAGACACACCATATATTAACCCAGATTAGAATTCCACTCAGATTAATGCTTGCAACCCTCGCAGACAAGGAGCCAAAGGCTGAAGGTTCAGTTCTGTATTGTCATCTCACAGAGGAAACCTCACCAGGAAACTGATTAACCCTGGATGACTAAGAAATTTATTGGCACAGAAGGATTTGTGGGAGAGAGTCTGCACTCTACAAGATCTTTGGTGACCTTTTTGACTTGGAGAAGCTACAAAGTAAACTGGAACATGAAGCCTTGGAGATGAGCAACACCACAGGACAAGTgactcctttctttcctccagaACAGTTCAGGAGGAGCTGAGGGTTAGAAAAACCACCTTTTGGTGGCCACGTCTGCTTTATTCCTGGAGCACTGAAGCCATTGCTTGAGGGAACAGCACTGGCTcacaaagggttggaagagaccacaaggaccatctcaTTCAAATGCCAGTCATGCAGGCTCTGGGAACTAACAGCTCCAGGTTCAAGCCCTGGCTGTTTGTGTTCAGGTCCTCCATTTGGGGCTAGGGAAGACAATGCTGCTGTGTAAGGAAGTTACAGCTCACTTCTCCCCAAGAGGTAACTTTTCCAACCTCTGCTCTGAAGTAACTGGTCATCAGAGACGGACTGGGTGGGGAAAAGGGGGGGGCACAAATTAATGACAGAAGCCACCGAGAGCAGACTCTTGAACATGCCCATAATTTGCCAGCTGAGAAGGGAGCAAAGGGCAAGGCAGCTGCCAGTCAGAGTGGATGGCACTGGGCTGCAAAGCAAGGGCCAATGGGAGGGCTCAGCCGACAGCAGCTCCTTATCTTGCCCTCCTCCACGTCTATTTTTGCCTCCCACCTGCTCTGCTTCCTCCTTAGGAAGGGTATCGAGATGAGCACAGACCCAATAACCTtagctctctcacacacactcacacatatatatctatgtgtgagtgtgtgtgagagagctaAGGTTATTGAGGGCCCCTCCCATGCCACTCAAAAGATATCCATAAGTCTGCACAGTCGACACCTTACCGCTTCACAAGGCCCCCTTCCAAAATTAGCCAACCCGGCCCCTTGAGGGTGGGAAACCGTCCAAGCACATGGCCAAAGTGCTGAAACTGGCTACTGAaaggtggggaggggggaggagagatTAGAGGCTCAGGAAGGAGACGCAGCAGtctgaaggaggggagggggagggattcAGCAGTGTCCCAGGACAAAAATGCCACTTGTAGGGGGAAGGGGACAGTGCTGTCCTTATCTCACCCGCTGCAAGGGGAGGAGAGGGCATCCTGGGTGACAGAATACCATGGTGTAGTGGGAAAGGAGAATGCAGTGTGGGAATACAAGGGAATGCCAGGTACAATCATGTAATTCCTCCTTCACCACAAAATTCAAGCTCCTTTCTGAATTTAGGTACAATCTCTGCAATAGCTATATTATCTCCAACCACAACGATAGCGTTGTGAactataagggccatccagttcacacaggaacacccaatcaaagcactcccaacagacagaCATCCAGCCGCTGCTTTAAAGCCTTCTTCAGAGGATGGGACTGTATTGAACTACCAGGCAGCAGTACATTCTACTAccaaaacagctcttaccatcaggaagttctttctaattcttatttatttatttatttatttatttatttacagcatttatattccgcccttctcaccccgaaggggactcagggcggatcacattacacatataggcaaacattcaatgccttttaacatagaacaaagacaagacaaacataggctctgagcgggcctcgaactcatgacctcctggtcagagtgattcatttcagctggttgcagctagcttgctctcccacctgcgccacagctcgggcctAATGTGTacatggaatctctttccctgcaacttgactccatggctccattgtgccctagtctctggagcagcagaaagcaagcctgaCCCCATCCTCAATGTGTGGCTTCCTGTCAAATATTTAACCATGACTCTCGTGTCCCCTCTGaatcttctcttcttcaagctaaatatacccaTCTCCtccaagctgctcctcatagggtttggccTCCAACCATTTGACCAtttggtcactcttctctggacatcttccagcttttccatatccttcttgaattgtggtgcccaaaactggacaccaTATTTGGAAACAATGTGATCATGAATGGGTAAGATCCACTGGCTTGACAAAACACCCAGCTCCAGGTGGACATAGCAGCTAATAAGAATTGTTTGGTTGAGATG
This sequence is a window from Anolis carolinensis isolate JA03-04 chromosome 6, rAnoCar3.1.pri, whole genome shotgun sequence. Protein-coding genes within it:
- the ctdnep1 gene encoding CTD nuclear envelope phosphatase 1 — protein: MMRSQCLLGLRAFLAFAAKLWGFLLYLLRRQARTVIQYQTVRYDILPLSKVSRERLNQVKRKILVLDLDETLIHSHHDGVLRPTVRPGTPPDFILKVVIDKHPVRFFVHKRPHVDFFLEVVSQWYELVVFTASMEIYGSAVADKLDNNRSILKRRYYRQHCTLELGSYIKDLSVVHTDLSSIVILDNSPGAYRSHPDNAIPIKSWFSDPSDTALLNLLPMLDALRFTADVRSVLSRNLHQHRLW